The DNA sequence CCATCTTGAAAacgcaaattttggaaaaaattttaaaattctgttcctctggaacagttctagatattttgttgggggttttttatttgaaagataactgctttatgattacaaagaaatcctccatttggacttgtctgtcaaagttcttttactacagcattctgaacttttttaatttatggaaaaactttttttttccaaaaatgccaatccataaaattttgataatttttttctgttgattagtacagttctacattccctgaaaaggagagcttccacttttaggttcaACAGGTTTTACAGccaacctgttttattaccacattatcatgTAAAAGGCTCATAAAAATCGAAACCCAGCCTtgcttaacataattttagttatgaaagatAACTGAGAGACTcattttttcaagcattttaaaaggTTCGAAAatgcatgtgaaaggtccaaagacttaaaggtttcaatttatacaacttctgtgcactctgttttgtactgaaattaaccagtcaatgaactaaaaatgtattccactgcttcagtatcttcctttgatatagagtgatgccttcctgtttaACCAATACGAACTGGAGCACTTACGATTTTcacaacattgtgaacaggaagtgagcaatGATGGCGTTGTtactgtccttcagctggaaacctatatccagcagctggtctatGTGGTAGAATAAAGGtcactacaatttcgtttaactcataactggtgtctataatctctgcaatccaccggTCACAGTCGTACACAcacgccacaaacatcccccttctcaggttgtgaatctgaatactaccctgctgtttctgaggtgttggccgaatgaacaaaatttcttcttcttgctctttaaagtgcttCCAATATGAGTTCGCCAATCaatttgagtccaaaaatgtgttttctgaattcctttcaaaggagtagtttgtttggaccattcttcttttttctgctcacggaattcttcgatttcctctttggacaaaagaatgagggctgtggaagTGTAATATTTCACGACTcttgtaaaatcctcagcattctgaatcgcagCTGTATATGGTCTAGAGAGAtttttttgtagcatggtgcttcagcaggcctcttaCACCATCAAAAGACCTCTTCCCGTGACCTGTAGCattgtatacccagtcagttggcacaagcaacttaattcaaacagctggtaatgatttttgaaatgactaggagcaccataaGAAATAATGATCATCTTCTCTGCCCTCTTTGTAGTTGAAGAATTTTGCATATTGCTAGCAAAACATGTGCTGAGTCATATTTTGTGTcctcacttataactgcaacacttatggtcttgttttgaaaatatgtcactcctgtaaacactgaaacctggtcattactccatcTCCCTtctcgagcatggggtcccggattcgattcccggtggggtcagggattttcacctgccttgagatgactgggtgtttgtgttgtcctcctcattctatcatcattcatgaaagtggcgagattggactgagcaaaggttgggaactagtatgggtgctgataacagcgcagttgagtgccccacaaaacagtcatcatcatcatcatcattactccCTTCCTGTGGGAGAATTACataccagttctcagcaaaatcacagtgaagcactaaacaaggttcttcagcctgtacacaccctttcacttttgcaatgtggtggtgttgcagtttcttcagatgctggtgtgttactgctttcacagaCCATTTACCAAGTTAATCAATGAAACTGTcagaggcaacagttttcttaattagtttattttcctcccatgtcgcatACGTAATTTCTGCAAAGTTACCTGCTACATCTTTCAGGCCAAGTGTCTGTCTGTAAGGActgtcctccctttccagggcagtcaccaccacattcttgaaacaaacaagtctctcacttTTACATCAGAGACTACTTATGACTTCACACGCCCAATCAAGGTGAAATGTCACGTGCTCCAGTGAGTTCTTCAGAGTtaacacacaaagttcaaaattcacacagtacacacataaacagacatctctaagTGGGTGTGGAACTACTcacttaggtcgtagtgcataaaattttgatctttaaatatgtgaagttgtatagttgctcttataaattgcaaaagtttctttaatagtgTGATTCATGtatctcttcactttcacaacttttagACCTTCAACTATTACAGTTACAGTGTcttttttttgttggcactctggcaagaacagtcccatttatcttccagataaaatgactgcattaCTTGAACTTGAGCTgtttctacaggatgaccataatagggatctggtcttccaaagactccttttaaaGACCTcactcacatttcttgatttgtctaccatgtactctGAGACTaatggaatgtggttcaaaattgttttctttgaaaatgtctccagaataatagttaaaacttgcaccttttcactgtaagATGCACGATATTCAACAGCTGAatcgatatttgtgaaaaatttctgGCAAGAGGtacaagagtgctttggttcattttcttctgaagatggaatttctactttgaagagtgtggtcagttttgccgTAGTGTGTTTATCcacagctttagtaatttctctgcgctTTCTTgacgcatagagcttatgactcaacttcactgaccacggtttcttaacaggactaacacctacctctgtagttgactgattcagggtatttaaagTAAGTGCAATCATATGTCAGTGATCTTCTTAGAGTACGAGCCTAATGAAACACTTACGCCCAAATTTACTGTGTATGTGGTGAAACATGATACTGTTGAATGTTTACTATTTGAATCTGTAGATTGTGAAACAAGTTAACAGGAATAGAGACTAATATAATAATTTCTCACTCCAttgcaaacaaaattttgtaaccatatttttcattttcatgctaaacctaaaaatgtaaattaatatttacctgaaatttcattcattatactgTAATGGCTATAAAAATAAAACTACTCTGAATCAAAACAGAAATAACggaattataatttttttggaTGCTGGAGTGATTCATTAACCAGCATTTATAATAGTAGTACATCACTACTTTACCAAAAGTGGACTAATTTAACTATGTTTGGATATTCTGAAAAGGAATGATTAATTTACTATCAAATTTAGCATTTGTGATTTTTATAATTTTAACTGAGTTGACTAGATTTCTGCTATTATGGAACAAGACTTTTTCCCCTCCTAGTGTTAAGTTTCAAGTATGGTATTAAGTTGGGGAAACGCAAGCAAAAAATGTATTTGATAAGCTTAATCAGTGTTGGCACTGTCCCTAgctacagggctattcaaaaagaaggaacatatttcaaacatttattgcttctaaactacaaaatatagaaacacaattccaatgtTACtggaaagaaaaaagtacaaatttttatgcattcgatGTACGCACCTTGTTTTAGACAACACATACCAAAATAGTGgcacatttcttgccacacacaaagcagctggtctctcgttatcgaattcacagcttcaacaatgcgatgtcacaGACTTTAAAGAGTGTTGGGCAGGGGGGGATTAAAACACGGCCTTTCATGTAACCCCACATAAAGTCATaaagtgtgaggtctggagacctgggaggccactgGCAATGAAGTTCATCTTCTTCTCGTCCTCTTCCAATCCCATATGCTGGcatggtgtcattcaggtaacatACAACGTCCTTAGAGAAATGAGGTGGGGCACCaccttgcatgaagatgaagtcatctgAATAATCTTCAAGTTGAAGAAATAACCAGTTTTGAGGTATGTCTAGATAGATTAGTCCTGTCACAGTTTTTTCTATGAAGAAGAAAGCAACAGCACCAATGTGGCTGTGATTGGAACGTTTATCCGGAATGTTCAGATTTCAAACTGTTGTCTGTCCAGGAATGTTGGAATGATGGTGTTaccttttgaagtttggaaggtataaatgtttgaaatctgttccttctctcTGAATATATATTCTGCATATATTACAATAACACTCAatatacaaacacacacagccggctggagtggctgagtggttctaggcactacagtctgcaaccgcgcgaaaactacggtcgcagtttcgaatcctgcctcaggcacggatgtgtgtgatgtcctaggttagttaggtttaagtagttaagtcccatagtgctcagagccatttgagtgtgCGCGCGCACACATTTCAGACTAGGGGCAGTGTCAGACAAGGCTCTTTCCTTTTACAGTACACAAATTGGTACTGTCTGTTTCACATATGGGCTAACAAAgttttttccaaatattttgtgTATTCTGTGGTTATATTCACATCATCTTCCTGTTCCTCTTTCCCTGGTGAATTACAACCAGCTGTTGACTCCTTTGTATTCATTATACTTCAGTGCAAGTGTTGCCAACAACTCTCTTCAAAACACACAGGCCTACATAACTTTAAACTACAGCCAGTACTGAAGTAGCATTAGAAACTGCAAGAGAACTGTAAAATGGCCCTCTTGTCCCTTTCATAAATAAGGAAAGTTTCCCTTggcttgtttcataaaaacaacccAACCTGTATGGTTCCAAATGATCACTCAAAACTCGCAGTAAGATTTCAAGAGTACTCCTCCACTGAAGCTACAGCAAAATGCTACTGGCTCTTTTTGCCCTTTCACATTGTCAACTCTAAATTCTATATAGGGAACACAGTGTGTTAACTAGCAAGTGTATGGTGGCATAGTTTCTGAGCTATGTTGCATTTCCTCACAAAATGAAAATGTAGACTGTGGAAGATCATACAAGAATAGCCAATTTTCCAAACTAACTACATATACTATGAACAACAGCAGTCCCACCATATTTCATAAAGGCAGTGATTATTTTGCCTCGATCTGTGAAAATTCTTGACACAAAATAATATGGTCAGCATTAATGTTCAAGAAATCCTCACATGACTTACACAGGGtgctcccaggaggaatggtcaatatttagcGACATGAGAGGAACCATGATTGGCAGCAAAAATGTCTCGTAAACATGagatctaaaatacataccttaagagctataagtgCTTGTTCATTTTtaatactatgaaacagatctcttctacttcaaggtctttgcttttcattttcatattttgggagcagGAAGTActcaccaaaacaagagaaaaatgtctAATACACATGGAACctaaaatgcgtactttaagagctaggagcacttgttcatctccgctAGTGTGAAGCACTTCTCTTATGCTGAAcaaatgctcgtagctcttaaggtatacattttagggcCTACGTTCTACTAGATTTTTTGCTTCTAGACTATTCCTCTCCTATCCCTGAGTACTGACCACTCCTCCTGGGTATGGCCACTTAGCCCTTAAGAACCCAACTTGGTTAACTAAAAATTGACGAAGCATATTATTAATTGCTTCACACAATTAAGAAATGCAGCATCAGCTTCAGTACTTCTGTGTTTACaatattaacccccccccccccccccccccgagcacaTAATTTCGTAAAATTCTGTGATTCAGTTTTTttatattagatttactttcattccaattgattcatAGTGAGGAGGTCATCcctgatgtagaacatgtcagtaaaacaataacacttacaactgaagcaaataagctaatgtaccttctatACAgggcccaagtggaatgatcatcatttatttatttttaatgaacactatatgaaagtatcATTTtccaacactcatttactaagatcgcattaatgtactgaatttaaaattaaaataataagtgtttttatttatttataaggtaataaacacaaaatagaactactacaatacttatttacagtgaacacattactgcactgaaatggtgcagaaaaacaaacacacacacaagtgactttaaatccttgtgaagattatttttatttctagtattgattccatgaacttagctgttggtttgaaaaagtgatgtatttttaatgacaaatttcattaaggaataaatatattgagaagcagtagttagtatccctacttCCCTAAACAAGCctgtgcaggatgttcttgagttcacaccacatataactcttattgcacatttttgtgcctggaaaaatTTAGCTTGTCttgataaattaccccaaaaaatagtcccatatgacattatggagtgaaattAAGTGTAGTATAcctgctttttcatttttatatcccctatgcctggcacaattcgcattgcaaacagagatttgttaaggtgCTTCAGcacttctgtggtgtgctcctcccagttgaatttattatcaagctgtaatcccaagaatgtaacactgtccacttcttctatctgcttgtcatcatttgttgggcatatactcgtgggacaccccttacaagttctgaactgcatgtagtgtgtttttttgccacagtttagtgacaaagaattggctaggagccAGTGATTAATGTACACACATATTTTATTGGCCAATTTTTCTAAGACTACCcttcatttgctatttattgcagtgtttgtatcatcagcaaacaaaacaaactaggcatctggtaatgttactgatgaaaggtcattggtatacacgagaaaaagtaagggtcctaagatggaaccttgtagaACCCCACATGTTATTAGTTCCCAGTTGAATGATACctaatagcttaatacatgtctcttttatAAACAATTAAGGAAAATAACGACTGCAGTGAATGGCAGGGGACATCActgaaattttaaatatattttcttgcTTAAGAAATATGGATTTAATAAGAAACTAATCTTTGGGGGCACACAGAGAGGTTATTGGCTATCTTCAATAACTCCAGGTCTGGCTATTCTCCCCGTCACAATACAAGGTAATTAATGTCTTCAGCCATTACATAGggccaaaaaatattttgttatgttcacTTGTAGGCATACCACTCCAATTTTTGTGCTACTGCTTCATACAGGACTTGTAACATTTTCATATatagggtgcggcagcgttcatagtaggatattaaaaacacatcatcaggcagtaactgtaatttatttattacctcttatgtcaattaatagttaaaggtatgccatttactaatgtgtaagtcattgtccattgcgtggattactttttgaatatgactcctgtcaaatgatgccccctcagCGAATGCTATCTAAACATGCTGCAAGACTCCCTTCTTCCCCAGTCAGGTATGGTTGACGTTGATGTGGAACAATTATGGTTTCAAAAATTTTTGTGCTATTGCTTCATACAGGACTTGTAACATTTTCATATatagggtgcggcagcgttcacaGCAGGATATTAAAAAACACatcatcaggcagtaactgtaatttatttattacctcttatgtcaattaatagttaaaggtatgccatttactgatgtgtaagtcattgtccattgcgtggattacttttagaatatgactcctgtcaaatgatgccccctcagTGAATGCTATCTAAACATGCTGCAAGACTCCCTTCTTCCCCAATCAGGTATGGTTGACGTTGATGTGGAACAATTATGGTTTCAAAAAGATGGAGCAAGCTCACATGCAGCCAGAATTTGCATGGctttcttgcgacagacatttcccggAAGAGTAGCCTTATTTCCcattttggtgacatttcctggccaCCTCACTCACCTGACCTTTCctgtgcagactttttcctttggggctacctgaagcaagaagtgttctgaacacgttgtgccaccattcctgagttgaaggatctcatcagaactgccgtcggcaatgtcccagggaatacgttacgccaagttatggaaagcttccaacgctgcctagatgaatgtgttgtgcaaagggggcatcatttgacaggagtcatattcaaaaagtaatccccGCAacggacaatgacttacacattaataaatggcatacctttaactattaattgacatacaaagtaataaataaattacagttactgcctgatggtgtgttgtTAATATTTTACTATGAACGCTGCAGCACCCTGAttatgtaaaaaagaaaagaaaaagaaacactctATAGGCTTACCACCATTTTTAAATTCTGGCTGAGCAGTAATAAGATCCATTACACAAGTATGCAATGCATCTTATGGTGTATTTGCATTGAAACTAGAGTAAAAATGTGATGCATGATGACACTCACCTTAGTAACAATCTCAGATTCCAACAGTCTCTGCAGGCCACCATTTGACACCAAAGAGGGGCACGTAATTAAATCAAACAAATATGCTTGGCCTGATAATGTTCCAATTTGAAATAATGTCAGCTGCCCTTTAACACCTAAATTTATTCCCTCACAGTCAAATGACACTGCAACAGGTTTTCCCGATTTTGCGGCCAACAAAATATCTTCAACAATCTGAAGAGATTCTTTCACATTCACGACGACTCTAGTTGCCTGCATTATTTTTGCCTTCCAGACTTCAGCACTTCCACTGTCATTCACTAAAGAAGTTGCTGCATATGAGCGATCCTTCTCTGTATTATCTGCTAATGTCTTCATCACTAAAGAATTAATACGCTGCTTTAGGGACTGATATTGGGGATTTTGTAGAGGCTGACTACCAGACTGACAAACTGCTGAATTGTTCGCTTGAGTAAGAGGTTTGGCACACTGACCATTGTTGACTGCACTACTGCTTCTGATCTGTTGTTGATGTGTTGGACTTGTTTGAAGTGAATCACTTTGACTAACACAGTTCTTAGGCAACACTAATGTTACAAGATTAGACTGCACATTAAACACATCAGAATGCATTTTTAAGAAGGTCTGAAGGTCTTGTGGCGTTTTGAAAATATATGAAAGATGTTCAGGAGGAAACCTTACAGTTGCTTTACTAAAAAGTTGATCCACCAACATTGGACCTCTGGAGTCTATGCACTTCGTGAAAAATTCAAGCAAGCCAGATGTTACTTCTTGATCCACTTTCATCAGTTCAAATTCACGGAAAGGCTGTGGTTCCTTTCCCTCATATTCTTTCAATATAACCGTATCTTCCTTCACTACAAAAGCATCAGGATATTTTAACAAAAATTCTTTAAACTCTCTTATGTTTTGGCCTGAGATGTGTCTCACCTCCGGTGAAGCTTGGGAACGGTGACCCAACAAACTTTTAATGGGTACATCAATACCGGCACCATATTGCATTAACTTGTGGCTAAAATATTCGACAGCTTCTTGAGCATAATCTCGTTTCCCACTACTGTATTTCACTGCATTGTTTCCACTTTCTTGTTCCACACTGAGGGGGCTGTAGCCATTTACGTAAACATAGTCACCATCAAAACAAAAAAGCGCTGGATACTGGGAGAGAAACTTTTTTAATCCAGACTGTGAGCCTCCTGCAATTTGTCTCATTTCCTTGGTGAATCCTTTTGCACCAAACTGACAGCTTAGGTCGTGCAACGTACGCGGGCCACCCTTGTCCATCAGTCGTTCAAAGAAAAACAGCAATGTCATATTCCTCACTAATTCATATTCCGTGCTGTCCATTTCTAGTAATATTGTTGAGGCAAAACTTAAGTcagagagagaaatgaaagaaacCTAAAAAAAATCTGTCTGTCCCCGatgctcacacactcacacactctcacTCACAGCTCAACACATTTTGTAACAAAACACACTAGCTGCCACCCATGTGACGGTTAACTGCGTTAAACAAGTTAAAGTCTCTTCTGGTGGACGTTGGGTATGAACATCATACTGTCGCTTCGTcactcaaaacaattttttttaaaaaagtaactgCCACGATAAACTGGAGGGTTATATTAGTACACATATAactcaaaaataaatacactacgtGGCCAAAGATAAACAGTTTTCAGAGATGTAGCATTTGCGAAAAATTACAGCGCACCGTATGCTACTGGGAACGCCTCCGTCAAgaattttacttaaaaattattttgtaagcAGTTTTACGTAAAATCCATGTTCTTTTGTGTCTTACAGGATTTATCGAAGTCGTCATTTTATGTATTATTAATTATTGCTTCTACCAGTACCATATACCGTATGCCAAATACGGTCATTTTATTGTAGTATATGATTGTCGAACACAAATCATATTCTAAAGTAAAATGACCGTTCCACACATATCGATCTGTCTGTGCAGATATCTGCAGAGATGTCTACGCATGCAATAAATCATCGCAAATCAGATGTGTTAACGCGACACAAATTCATCTTTAATGTTGTTGACTTGTAAAACCCTCCTTCCATATAGTCCACAGTGTTTCCGTAGCATCGGGGGACCACCTGTACGTGGATGCAAACAGAATCCACCCCTTGTTAGAGCTGTGAGGTGTGTGCGACGTATTACACCGTAGACTTCCTGGGAAACGTTTGTTGGAAGAACCGGATTAATTCTCTGCACTGTGTCTAAATAATGGTCGCCAGTCTCATCTTGACTCGCGAGACAGGGTTAAAATTGTCACAAGTCATATATTCCCCCTATCTATCCATCTAACTTGAAAAATCTATCAAATCCGATCGCTAGATTGGAAAACGAGCTCCGCAAACAGTCACTGGTCCACAACCAATATATTTCTACCATCTTCTCTACAGGAAACACAGTATCACAGCCTAAAGTAAAAAATGAGGACGGTACACACAGAAATACGACAAACCTAATCTCAAATGGAACAAACGGAATTTGCTTCCTAAAAGACCTCAGCAAGTTtgcctcattatcaaacactgcttCCAGCTAAATAACGACTGCCCAACGAGCAAGCGCTCACTCACTGTCACACCATTGGTcataaaaactggaaaaccacttaGCCCTTCAATCTGTGCCCAGGAAACACACTTGCCAATGATTTcagttttccatagcacaacacaACACTCTCAAAACCTCAGCTCTGGTTCATAGTGTCCATGACTCTCCTCCCACACTTGCGAAGACGCTCAGCAGAACCTGATTTGGCGTGCTCCAAATCTGCCtcccaaaattattttaaaactcaCACCGTTCGATCAATCCACTTTCAAAGCAAAATGGAGGGACTTCAATTGGCTATATCCTATTAATGATAATAGTACTTCCTGTAGGGTACTGATTCCAAAGGCTGTAAGAAAACCACCGACCATCCTTTGGTAACCACTTACTGTAAAAACCAACACAGTTGGCAACAACAACCACCCACTtagcaagattaaggaaagaccTGTCCATTATATCCAGGCTGGAGAATAGCTGCTTTCACCCAGAAATGGCGAAACAGGCGTCAGCGGTCACAATAGCGACTCGCACTAGACAGTGGGTGCGACCAGGAAATGCTACACAGATCCTGCCCACAATTACGGTGACATGCGATACTGTTTTCAACAAGGATAGTGAAAACCTTGGAACTGAAAAAATTCACTCAACATGCAGGAGCAACGGCTGGCTAGTTGACTGACTGAATTAACATATGCACCTCTCAGCTGTTGTTCAGGGTTGGAAAGCTGGCATCCAGCtctacactgataaaccaaaacatcatGACACTGGTTCGTGCTtgactaccatggggccccagcctttgcagcacttttccccttccgtgctgcatgtctattctcttgctgttcttttacccctcccttggggaacatgtctggggtattatcgGGAATGTTCTGCATCCTTTTGCTGACCTCCGAACAGCCTCAACTTCCTTTTTGGCCCCTTTTTCTTTCTTGGTTTCCCTTCTCTTCTCGTTCCTCCACTTCGGCGTTTGAGGATcctatttttcttcttcctccccgtGTGCTCCTGTAGGCCAGCCCATGCTTCGGACGTgtaaaaggtgactgggtaacgcgtaattcccagccccgggtcgacaggtagggttcgcacataccccctggtacaggccaggcccagggagggatgactgcctgagctgtaaccttcccaaatttCCCATTGGTCCCTCCATCAGGTGTTAAGgatgtgtgacctgaggtgtgaacaatcaccaaaGACGGGTGCGCCCCCTTGTGTAGGGgctccccagttggaaggagcacgacattggagacactggcaatcatgggggatttcctcgtGATCTCCATCAACGTCGACGAAACGTAAATGTAATGAGGCTACTGATTCAAAGACTCTCCCTGCTACACCGCAGTTGTTTGTGGTATCACAAACTGACgacggtcagtccttcgccacgcttagtccgtttattattcagaaagatggtGATTCCATTGCTGGTCctatgaaatcctgctctcgtttacagaatggcactctGCTTTTGGAGACGGCTTCTGATGGTCAAGCACAACTATTACTTACTGCAGTGCTTCTTCACGgctaccctgtttgtgtcgaggcacAAAGAACTTtcaattcttcccgtggtgtaatttacaccaagCTGCTTGATGGTCTAACCgaggctgaaatacaatcttacctctctgatcaggatgtCATTGCCATTCATTGTGTAATGAGAAAGGTCGATTCCTCCTTGGTGCCCATccacactcttttcctcacctttgatagggtggtgctgctgtccaagattaaagcaggctaCGAAATCATCAAGGTCC is a window from the Schistocerca americana isolate TAMUIC-IGC-003095 chromosome X, iqSchAmer2.1, whole genome shotgun sequence genome containing:
- the LOC124555603 gene encoding egalitarian protein homolog isoform X1, which encodes MDSTEYELVRNMTLLFFFERLMDKGGPRTLHDLSCQFGAKGFTKEMRQIAGGSQSGLKKFLSQYPALFCFDGDYVYVNGYSPLSVEQESGNNAVKYSSGKRDYAQEAVEYFSHKLMQYGAGIDVPIKSLLGHRSQASPEVRHISGQNIREFKEFLLKYPDAFVVKEDTVILKEYEGKEPQPFREFELMKVDQEVTSGLLEFFTKCIDSRGPMLVDQLFSKATVRFPPEHLSYIFKTPQDLQTFLKMHSDVFNVQSNLVTLVLPKNCVSQSDSLQTSPTHQQQIRSSSAVNNGQCAKPLTQANNSAVCQSGSQPLQNPQYQSLKQRINSLVMKTLADNTEKDRSYAATSLVNDSGSAEVWKAKIMQATRVVVNVKESLQIVEDILLAAKSGKPVAVSFDCEGINLGVKGQLTLFQIGTLSGQAYLFDLITCPSLVSNGGLQRLLESEIVTKVVHDCRNDSVNLFNQFGITLKNVFDTQAAHAVLQLQELGKPVYKVQNVSLNALCEKYDAPSNPLKEQLKNVYRRDQRYWARRPLSRDMLLYAAADVLSLVPTIYQAMSKLIKPEFQSLLTELCEEQVFLHICPSDVKHRKKQRKVETEVAELRLKLSTLQSKNIVLSNREIRLLRYLDLSEEEKEKLKGSYKVARKLEKLESAGQDKDIKSDEEDDDDDDENGEDGCASGKTSPSSADITSPRTPNSGPPSLTESMQLMDEILSDGRMDRLEKIEKLESILSAATSAAVVSRSQQTSANSNTQTSSSDEQGPCSCQCHAQKLLNKKPIKEIDCIKSTDVACQTLSTGDIVITRIFFTEEEKERERTITSSPKREISHN
- the LOC124555603 gene encoding egalitarian protein homolog isoform X2; this encodes MDSTEYELVRNMTLLFFFERLMDKGGPRTLHDLSCQFGAKGFTKEMRQIAGGSQSGLKKFLSQYPALFCFDGDYVYVNGYSPLSVEQESGNNAVKYSSGKRDYAQEAVEYFSHKLMQYGAGIDVPIKSLLGHRSQASPEVRHISGQNIREFKEFLLKYPDAFVVKEDTVILKEYEGKEPQPFREFELMKVDQEVTSGLLEFFTKCIDSRGPMLVDQLFSKATVRFPPEHLSYIFKTPQDLQTFLKMHSDVFNVQSNLVTLVLPKNCVSQSDSLQTSPTHQQQIRSSSAVNNGQCAKPLTQANNSAVCQSGSQPLQNPQYQSLKQRINSLVMKTLADNTEKDRSYAATSLVNDSGSAEVWKAKIMQATRVVVNVKESLQIVEDILLAAKSGKPVAVSFDCEGINLGVKGQLTLFQIGTLSGQAYLFDLITCPSLVSNGGLQRLLESEIVTKVVHDCRNDSVNLFNQFGITLKNVFDTQAAHAVLQLQELGKPVYKVQNVSLNALCEKYDAPSNPLKEQLKNVYRRDQRYWARRPLSRDMLLYAAADVLSLVPTIYQAMSKLIKPEFQSLLTELCEEQVFLHICPSDVKHRKKQRKVETEVAELRLKLSTLQSKNIVLSNREIRLLRPLQLTALATLLCATMYMIEEVSCARLFYTYEVGTKSDGIL